The Halobacterium litoreum genome includes a region encoding these proteins:
- a CDS encoding PAS domain S-box protein codes for MMDAATVADQFPEPVLAIDDGGAVAYANDQFLDTTALDRDAVTGSSYTDLDRVFAEGFSRLRDAVSVVASLETDERHVQATVAPADGASAERVGARVTRLGDDRDASVLVVLRAAADQSGEPFDESLHHEMVSLSSDVLTIVDEDGTITYVSSSVRRVLGYDPEDLVGESGFDYQHPADRRKVADALTEATSNPGEPVSVEVRFRHADGSWTWIESTIRDPRENDAIDGLLVSSRDVTGRRGRQRDQERAETLFENTQDALFVVDVGGGADEFRLTRVNGAYERLTGLSNEQLTGRTVEEAFGPDDGGDIAARYRECVTRREPIEYVEELSVPEPGSHWDTRIAPVVVDDEVVQLVGATRDVTTVREREQALERSERLLETLPVGVYQHASDTDDGFRLVNEKMVDILDAESKADLRARPVASFFADPSACRAFVERLTERGVVRDEHLRLETLSGDTIWGSVTAIAHEVDGETVYDGAIQDVTERERYEQRLESQRDDLEVLNQVVRHDIRNNLQLVTAYADMAADHVDDAGRAHVGKIQEGASQAVELTETARELAGVMMTEETTTHAVGLASVLEREVAELRDAYADADVTVAGELPARTVLANELLDSVFRNLLKNAVQHNDTDAPAVTVSAEPRDESVVVRVADNGPGVPDSRKEDVFGKGEKGLNSAGTGVGLYLVRSLVETYGGRVWVEDNDPRGAVFAVELPTVEV; via the coding sequence ATGATGGACGCCGCGACCGTCGCCGACCAGTTCCCGGAGCCAGTACTCGCAATCGACGACGGCGGTGCAGTCGCCTACGCGAACGACCAGTTCCTCGACACGACCGCCCTCGACCGCGACGCGGTCACCGGTTCGTCGTACACCGACCTCGACCGCGTGTTCGCCGAGGGGTTCTCTCGGCTCCGGGACGCCGTGTCGGTCGTGGCGTCCCTGGAGACCGACGAGCGCCACGTGCAGGCGACCGTCGCGCCGGCCGACGGCGCGTCGGCGGAACGCGTCGGCGCGCGCGTCACTCGACTCGGCGACGACCGCGACGCGTCTGTCCTCGTCGTCCTCCGGGCCGCGGCCGACCAGTCCGGCGAACCCTTCGACGAGTCGCTCCACCACGAGATGGTCTCGCTTTCGAGTGACGTGCTCACCATCGTCGACGAGGACGGCACCATCACGTACGTCAGCTCGTCGGTGCGTCGCGTCCTCGGCTACGACCCCGAGGACCTCGTCGGGGAGAGCGGCTTCGACTACCAGCACCCCGCGGACCGCCGAAAGGTCGCGGACGCGCTGACCGAGGCCACGTCGAATCCGGGCGAACCGGTGTCCGTCGAAGTGCGGTTCCGGCACGCCGACGGGTCGTGGACGTGGATCGAGTCGACGATTCGAGACCCGCGAGAGAACGACGCGATCGACGGCCTGCTCGTGAGTAGCCGGGACGTCACCGGTCGCCGCGGCCGCCAGCGCGACCAGGAGCGCGCCGAGACGCTGTTCGAGAACACGCAGGACGCGCTGTTCGTGGTCGACGTGGGCGGGGGCGCCGACGAGTTCCGGCTGACGCGCGTGAACGGCGCCTACGAGCGACTGACGGGGCTGTCGAACGAACAGCTGACCGGACGGACGGTCGAGGAGGCGTTCGGTCCGGACGACGGCGGCGACATCGCCGCCCGCTATCGCGAGTGCGTGACCCGACGGGAACCGATAGAGTACGTCGAGGAGCTGTCGGTCCCCGAGCCCGGGTCCCACTGGGACACGCGAATCGCGCCGGTCGTCGTGGACGACGAGGTCGTCCAACTGGTCGGTGCGACGCGGGACGTGACGACGGTTCGGGAGCGCGAGCAGGCCCTGGAGCGCTCCGAGCGACTGCTGGAGACGCTGCCGGTCGGCGTCTACCAGCACGCGTCGGACACCGACGACGGGTTCCGGTTGGTAAACGAGAAGATGGTCGACATCCTCGACGCGGAGTCGAAGGCCGACCTGCGCGCGCGGCCGGTGGCGAGTTTCTTCGCCGACCCGTCGGCGTGCCGGGCGTTCGTCGAGCGCCTCACCGAGCGCGGCGTCGTTCGTGACGAACATCTCCGCTTGGAGACGCTGTCCGGCGACACCATCTGGGGGTCGGTGACCGCGATAGCTCACGAGGTGGACGGCGAGACGGTGTACGACGGGGCCATCCAGGACGTCACGGAGCGCGAGCGCTACGAGCAGCGCCTGGAGAGCCAACGCGACGACCTCGAAGTCCTGAATCAGGTGGTTCGCCACGACATCCGGAACAACCTCCAGTTGGTGACCGCGTACGCGGACATGGCCGCCGACCACGTCGACGACGCGGGCCGGGCTCACGTCGGGAAGATACAGGAGGGCGCGTCGCAGGCGGTCGAACTGACGGAGACGGCCCGGGAGCTCGCGGGCGTGATGATGACCGAGGAGACGACGACCCACGCGGTCGGGCTGGCGTCCGTACTGGAGCGCGAAGTCGCCGAACTCCGGGACGCGTACGCGGACGCCGACGTGACGGTGGCGGGCGAGCTTCCGGCCCGAACCGTTCTCGCGAACGAACTCCTCGACTCGGTGTTCCGGAACCTCCTGAAGAACGCCGTCCAGCACAACGACACGGACGCCCCCGCGGTGACGGTGTCCGCCGAACCGCGCGACGAGTCGGTCGTGGTTCGCGTGGCGGACAACGGGCCGGGCGTGCCGGACAGCCGGAAGGAGGACGTCTTCGGGAAGGGCGAGAAGGGATTGAACAGCGCGGGTACCGGTGTCGGCCTCTACCTCGTGCGGTCGCTCGTGGAGACGTACGGCGGCAGAGTGTGGGTCGAGGACAACGACCCGAGGGGAGCGGTGTTCGCGGTGGAACTGCCGACCGTCGAGGTGTAA
- a CDS encoding cold-shock protein, whose translation MAEGKVDFFNQTGGYGFISTEDADDDVFFHMEDVGGADLTEGTEIEFDIEQAPKGPRATNVVRA comes from the coding sequence ATGGCAGAAGGTAAGGTTGACTTCTTCAACCAGACTGGCGGTTACGGTTTCATTTCCACCGAGGACGCTGACGACGACGTTTTCTTCCACATGGAAGACGTGGGCGGCGCGGACCTCACGGAGGGCACGGAAATCGAGTTCGACATCGAACAGGCACCCAAGGGTCCGCGCGCGACGAACGTCGTCCGCGCGTAA
- a CDS encoding DNA-directed DNA polymerase II small subunit codes for MPLEPPVRVVRELTSRGYNADREAVTLLAGADDPADAVERAVDEAPADALTLTADHVRGVLADATPDAEPTGAGGPSDSDADSTPADRHTTSSTGTETTTDRGAEVTTPPETKGVERGGESARDANADLRSVDVAGDITGESTGTGEYKHFVATFRDRYDKLSKKLRGRVNHRPTDALDSMPGGSEAAVVGMVNDVRSTASGHWLVELEDTNGVFPALVMKDRDIAAHVDELLMDEVIAVEGTLSDDGGIIFADDLHFPDIPRTHDPSTADRHVQAALVSDVHVGSQEFAGEAWDAFADWLHTPEAETVEYLLVAGDMVEGVGVYPDQDEELDIVDLYEQYEAFSERLKDVPGDMEIVMIPGNHDAVRLAEPQPAFDEELRDIMSAHDAQFTGNPSTVTIEGVSVLMYHGVSIDEVIAEYPGDEVSYDHPHRAMEHLLRKRHVAPQFGGRTRLAPEEKDYLVVDEVPDVFHTGHVHKLGVGGYHNVRLVNSGCWQHQTEFQKSVNIDPDVATAPILDLDTLDVTVRKFV; via the coding sequence GTGCCACTGGAACCCCCGGTGCGGGTGGTCCGCGAACTGACCAGCCGGGGCTACAACGCTGACCGGGAGGCCGTGACTCTGCTCGCGGGCGCGGACGACCCGGCCGACGCCGTCGAGCGTGCGGTCGACGAGGCGCCCGCCGACGCGCTCACGCTCACCGCCGACCACGTCCGCGGGGTGCTGGCGGACGCGACGCCGGACGCCGAACCGACTGGCGCTGGGGGGCCGTCCGACTCGGACGCCGATTCGACTCCCGCCGACCGACACACCACGTCTTCGACTGGAACCGAAACCACGACGGACCGTGGGGCAGAGGTTACCACTCCACCGGAAACGAAGGGGGTCGAGCGTGGCGGGGAGTCGGCCCGCGACGCGAACGCCGACCTGCGGAGCGTCGACGTCGCCGGCGACATCACCGGCGAGTCCACGGGGACCGGCGAGTACAAGCACTTCGTCGCGACGTTCCGGGACCGCTACGACAAACTCTCGAAGAAACTCCGCGGGCGCGTGAACCACCGCCCGACGGACGCGCTCGACTCGATGCCCGGCGGGAGCGAGGCTGCCGTCGTCGGTATGGTCAACGACGTGCGTTCGACGGCCAGCGGCCACTGGCTCGTCGAACTGGAGGACACGAACGGCGTGTTCCCCGCGCTCGTGATGAAAGACCGCGACATCGCCGCGCACGTCGACGAACTCCTCATGGACGAGGTCATCGCCGTCGAGGGGACGCTCTCGGACGACGGCGGCATCATCTTCGCGGACGACCTCCACTTCCCCGACATCCCGCGCACGCACGACCCCAGCACCGCCGACCGCCACGTGCAGGCGGCGCTCGTCTCCGACGTCCACGTCGGCAGCCAGGAGTTCGCGGGCGAGGCGTGGGACGCGTTCGCGGACTGGCTCCACACCCCAGAGGCGGAGACGGTGGAGTACCTGCTCGTCGCGGGCGACATGGTCGAGGGCGTCGGCGTCTACCCCGACCAGGACGAGGAACTCGACATCGTCGACCTCTACGAGCAGTACGAGGCGTTCTCGGAGCGCCTCAAGGACGTGCCCGGCGACATGGAAATCGTGATGATTCCGGGGAACCACGACGCCGTCCGCCTCGCCGAACCCCAGCCGGCGTTCGACGAGGAACTCCGGGACATCATGAGCGCACACGACGCCCAGTTCACCGGCAACCCATCCACCGTCACCATCGAGGGCGTCTCCGTCCTGATGTATCACGGCGTCTCCATCGACGAGGTCATCGCCGAGTATCCGGGCGACGAAGTGTCCTACGACCACCCCCATCGCGCGATGGAACACCTCCTCCGGAAGCGCCACGTCGCCCCGCAGTTCGGCGGCCGCACCCGCCTCGCGCCCGAGGAGAAAGACTACCTCGTCGTCGACGAGGTGCCCGACGTCTTCCACACCGGCCACGTCCACAAGCTCGGCGTCGGCGGCTACCACAACGTCCGCCTGGTCAACTCCGGCTGCTGGCAACACCAGACCGAGTTCCAGAAGTCCGTCAACATCGACCCCGACGTCGCCACCGCGCCCATCCTCGACTTGGACACGCTTGACGTGACTGTCCGAAAGTTCGTGTGA
- a CDS encoding S26 family signal peptidase → MTTGDDVPDPLGGPRDAIRWFLRTEHPVVLFVREAASSALAVALVGMLLFSVSGVWPPLVAVESGSMQPNMEKGDLVFVMEEHRFSPEYATGETGVVAAQDAGEHDFRKFGGPGDVVVYKPYGNARQTPVIHRARFWVDAGENWYDRANESYVDAANCDQLRNCPAPHAGFITKGDNELTNDYYDQARGISSPVKPEWIEGTAEYRIPWLGWVRLTVSGTAAGGTVAPPVVV, encoded by the coding sequence ATGACGACAGGCGACGACGTGCCTGACCCGCTCGGCGGCCCCCGCGACGCCATCCGGTGGTTCCTCCGCACCGAACACCCCGTCGTGTTGTTCGTCCGGGAGGCCGCGTCCAGCGCGCTCGCCGTCGCGCTCGTCGGGATGCTGTTGTTCTCCGTCAGCGGCGTGTGGCCGCCGCTCGTCGCCGTCGAGAGCGGGAGCATGCAGCCGAACATGGAGAAAGGCGACCTCGTGTTCGTGATGGAGGAACACCGCTTCAGCCCCGAGTACGCCACCGGGGAAACCGGGGTCGTCGCCGCACAGGACGCCGGCGAACACGACTTCCGGAAGTTCGGCGGCCCCGGGGACGTCGTCGTCTACAAGCCCTACGGGAACGCCAGGCAGACACCGGTGATACACCGCGCGCGCTTCTGGGTGGACGCCGGCGAGAACTGGTACGACAGGGCAAACGAGAGTTACGTCGACGCCGCGAACTGCGACCAACTCCGGAACTGCCCCGCGCCCCACGCCGGCTTCATCACGAAAGGCGACAACGAACTCACGAACGACTACTACGACCAGGCACGCGGCATCTCCAGTCCGGTCAAACCCGAGTGGATAGAGGGTACCGCCGAGTACCGCATCCCGTGGCTCGGCTGGGTCCGCCTCACCGTCTCCGGCACGGCCGCCGGCGGCACCGTCGCGCCGCCGGTCGTAGTCTGA
- a CDS encoding DUF7521 family protein, which translates to MRYYTVVVALKTVTLLLGGLVTYFASKAWRRTGSPALRSLAIGFGFVTLGSLLAGVADQVLAMDRTFATLTESALTAVGFAVIVYSLYAD; encoded by the coding sequence ATGAGATACTACACGGTCGTCGTCGCGTTGAAGACAGTCACGCTACTGCTCGGCGGTCTCGTCACGTACTTCGCGTCGAAGGCGTGGCGCCGCACCGGGTCGCCGGCGCTGCGGTCGCTCGCTATCGGCTTCGGGTTCGTCACGCTCGGGTCGCTGTTGGCGGGCGTCGCGGACCAGGTGCTCGCGATGGACCGCACGTTCGCGACGCTGACGGAGAGCGCGCTGACTGCCGTCGGGTTCGCGGTCATCGTCTACTCGCTGTACGCGGACTGA
- a CDS encoding helix-turn-helix domain-containing protein, translating into MMRAPFDSDDAPELQDVLDALDDEGCRSIIEALDEPMTAKDIADESGVPLSTTYRKLDLLTDAALLEERAVLQPDGHHTTKYEVAFEEVVIQLGEDRRLDVGIARPPSSTDERLETLWAEVSKET; encoded by the coding sequence TTGATGCGCGCCCCGTTCGATTCGGACGACGCACCCGAACTGCAGGACGTCCTCGACGCGCTGGACGACGAGGGGTGCCGAAGCATCATCGAGGCGCTCGACGAACCGATGACCGCGAAGGACATCGCCGACGAGAGCGGCGTCCCGCTGTCCACGACTTACCGGAAACTCGACCTGTTGACGGACGCCGCGCTGTTGGAGGAGCGGGCGGTCCTCCAGCCGGACGGCCACCACACGACGAAGTACGAGGTCGCGTTCGAGGAGGTTGTCATCCAACTTGGCGAGGACCGCCGACTCGACGTCGGCATCGCTCGGCCGCCGTCGTCCACGGACGAGCGCCTCGAAACGCTCTGGGCTGAGGTGAGCAAGGAAACATGA
- a CDS encoding DoxX family protein: MSQQTAGPNVFESRFGGVTVRGKAHSLSAWFVLALRLMMGYAFLSSGVDKLLGGGFAAGGYLTNVAAANGNPLEGMFAWMANTPWFLDFVNVAVPVGEALIGVALLLGAVTRLAAFFGAFMMLMFYFGNWSVGHGYVNGDFAYMLVFLAVAAFGAGRILGVDAYLERLDVVKHNAWLRYLLG; the protein is encoded by the coding sequence ATGAGCCAGCAAACTGCCGGCCCCAACGTATTCGAATCCCGCTTCGGCGGTGTCACGGTCCGCGGCAAAGCCCACAGCCTGAGCGCGTGGTTCGTCCTCGCGCTCCGCCTGATGATGGGGTACGCGTTCCTCAGTTCGGGCGTCGACAAACTCCTCGGCGGCGGGTTCGCCGCCGGCGGCTACCTCACGAACGTCGCCGCCGCGAACGGCAACCCGCTCGAGGGGATGTTCGCGTGGATGGCCAACACCCCGTGGTTCCTCGACTTCGTGAACGTCGCCGTTCCCGTCGGCGAGGCGCTCATCGGCGTCGCGCTCCTGCTCGGCGCAGTCACCCGACTCGCCGCGTTCTTCGGGGCGTTCATGATGCTGATGTTCTACTTCGGGAACTGGAGTGTCGGACACGGCTACGTGAACGGCGACTTCGCGTACATGCTCGTGTTCCTCGCGGTCGCGGCGTTCGGCGCCGGGCGCATCCTCGGCGTGGACGCCTACCTCGAGCGACTCGACGTCGTGAAGCACAACGCGTGGCTGCGCTACCTCCTCGGGTAG
- a CDS encoding Cdc6/Cdc18 family protein — protein sequence MSDEPTPDGRRRADRDFDVDLDDVLDDEDGDEGLFDDLLSGEPIFENKEVLRPSYTPHELPHRKDQINNMATILVAALRGETPSNILIYGKTGTGKTASAKFVSQELEKTSQKYDVPCEVEYINCEVTDTQYRVLAQLANTFIEQNRAFVDDRVAKLQDLRNEAEADPSALETEGDAFDATPEDGAGAGDDADDFGDLREQFDSIDEIDEQIETLLQEKSEMEEVPMTGWPTDRVYATFFDAVDYVERVAVIMLDEIDKLVEKSGDDTLYNLSRMNSELDNSRVSIIGISNDLKFTDFLDPRVKSSLGEEEIVFPPYDANQLRDILQHRSEVAFKANALSEDVIPLCAAFAAQEHGDARRALDLLRTAGELAERDQSDDVTEAHVRRAQDKIELDRVVEVVRTLPTQSKLVLYAILLLEDNGVHNVNTGEVYNIYKTLCDELDADVLTQRRVTDLISELDMLGIVNAVVVSKGRYGRTKEISLSVPVEETEAVLEADSRLSDIENVTPFVQARFDN from the coding sequence ATGTCAGACGAACCGACGCCGGACGGACGCCGACGCGCCGACCGGGACTTCGACGTCGACCTCGACGACGTACTCGACGACGAGGACGGCGACGAGGGCCTGTTCGACGACCTGCTCAGCGGCGAGCCCATCTTCGAGAACAAGGAGGTCCTGCGCCCGTCCTACACGCCACACGAACTCCCGCACCGCAAAGACCAGATCAACAACATGGCGACCATCCTGGTCGCCGCGCTGCGGGGCGAGACGCCGTCGAACATCCTCATCTACGGGAAGACGGGGACCGGGAAGACCGCGAGCGCGAAGTTCGTGAGCCAGGAACTGGAGAAGACCTCCCAGAAGTACGACGTGCCCTGCGAGGTCGAGTACATCAACTGCGAGGTGACGGACACCCAGTACCGCGTGCTCGCGCAGCTCGCGAACACGTTCATCGAGCAGAACCGGGCGTTCGTCGACGACCGCGTCGCGAAACTCCAAGACCTCCGGAACGAGGCCGAGGCCGACCCGTCCGCACTCGAAACGGAGGGCGACGCGTTCGACGCGACGCCCGAGGACGGGGCCGGCGCCGGAGACGACGCCGACGACTTCGGTGACCTCCGTGAGCAGTTCGACTCCATCGACGAGATAGACGAACAGATAGAGACGCTCCTCCAGGAGAAATCGGAGATGGAGGAAGTCCCGATGACGGGGTGGCCGACCGACCGCGTGTACGCGACGTTCTTCGACGCCGTCGACTACGTGGAACGCGTCGCCGTCATCATGCTCGACGAGATCGACAAACTCGTCGAGAAGTCCGGGGACGACACGCTGTACAACCTCTCCCGGATGAACTCCGAGTTGGACAACTCCCGGGTTTCGATTATCGGTATCTCGAACGACCTGAAGTTCACCGACTTCCTCGACCCCCGAGTCAAATCGAGTCTGGGCGAGGAGGAGATCGTCTTCCCGCCGTACGACGCGAACCAACTCCGGGACATCCTCCAGCACCGCTCGGAGGTGGCGTTCAAGGCGAACGCGCTCTCCGAGGACGTCATCCCGCTGTGTGCGGCGTTCGCCGCGCAGGAACACGGGGACGCCCGCAGAGCCCTCGACCTGCTCCGGACGGCGGGGGAACTCGCGGAGCGCGACCAGTCCGACGACGTCACCGAAGCCCACGTGCGTCGCGCGCAGGACAAGATAGAACTCGACCGCGTGGTGGAGGTCGTGCGCACGCTCCCGACCCAGAGCAAACTCGTCCTGTACGCCATCCTCCTCTTGGAGGACAACGGCGTCCACAACGTGAACACGGGCGAGGTGTACAACATCTACAAGACGCTCTGCGACGAGTTGGACGCCGACGTGCTCACGCAGCGCCGCGTCACCGACCTCATCTCAGAACTCGACATGCTCGGCATCGTCAACGCCGTGGTGGTGTCGAAGGGCCGGTACGGGCGCACCAAAGAAATCTCGCTCTCGGTGCCGGTCGAGGAGACGGAGGCCGTCCTCGAAGCCGACTCCCGGCTGAGTGACATCGAGAACGTCACGCCGTTCGTGCAGGCCAGATTCGACAACTGA
- a CDS encoding Era-like GTP-binding protein produces MGLFAELRDSISRVTSSLFDDDSEPKRIGIYGPPNAGKTTLANRIARDWTGDAVGPESHIPHETRRARRKENVEIERNGKTVNIDIVDTPGVTTKVDYSEFLEHDMEKEEAVRRSREATEGVAEAMHWLREDVDGVIYVLDSTTDPFTQVNTMLIGIIESRDLPVLILANKTDLEDANIQQISNAFPQHETIPLSALEGENMDEVYEKIAEYFA; encoded by the coding sequence ATGGGACTGTTCGCAGAACTCAGAGACAGCATCTCTCGGGTCACGTCGAGCCTGTTCGACGACGACTCGGAACCGAAACGAATCGGGATTTACGGACCGCCTAACGCGGGGAAAACGACCCTCGCGAACCGCATCGCCCGCGACTGGACGGGCGACGCGGTCGGTCCCGAGAGCCACATCCCTCACGAGACGCGTCGCGCGCGCCGAAAGGAGAACGTCGAGATCGAACGCAACGGGAAGACCGTCAACATCGACATCGTCGACACGCCCGGCGTGACGACGAAAGTCGACTACTCGGAGTTCCTCGAACACGACATGGAAAAAGAGGAGGCCGTGCGTCGCTCCCGCGAGGCGACCGAGGGGGTCGCCGAGGCGATGCACTGGCTCCGCGAGGACGTTGACGGCGTCATCTACGTGCTGGACTCGACGACCGACCCGTTCACGCAGGTGAACACGATGCTCATCGGCATCATCGAGTCCCGGGACCTCCCGGTGCTCATCCTCGCGAACAAGACGGACCTCGAGGACGCCAACATCCAGCAGATCTCGAACGCGTTCCCGCAACACGAGACGATTCCGCTCTCGGCGCTGGAAGGCGAGAACATGGACGAGGTCTACGAGAAGATCGCGGAGTACTTCGCGTGA
- a CDS encoding DUF2073 domain-containing protein: MPETTSGDGPEEGVQVDLISSERMSGKTSMEKIRLILDGVRDGNIVVLESGLTPDEESKLIEVTMSEINPDGFSGIEIESFPQSETNDTSLLGRLMGKQESSKLTVIGPANQIQSLHKDETLISALISRK; this comes from the coding sequence ATGCCTGAAACTACCAGCGGCGACGGGCCCGAAGAGGGCGTCCAGGTCGACCTCATCAGTAGCGAACGCATGTCCGGGAAGACGTCGATGGAGAAGATTCGACTCATCCTCGACGGCGTCCGGGACGGCAACATCGTCGTCCTCGAGTCCGGCTTGACGCCCGACGAGGAGTCGAAACTCATCGAGGTGACGATGAGCGAGATCAACCCGGACGGCTTCTCCGGCATCGAAATCGAGAGTTTCCCGCAGTCCGAGACCAACGACACGAGTCTCCTCGGTCGCCTGATGGGCAAACAGGAGTCCTCGAAGTTGACGGTCATCGGGCCGGCGAACCAGATTCAGTCGCTGCACAAGGACGAGACCCTCATCAGCGCGCTCATCTCACGCAAGTAA
- a CDS encoding OapC/ArvC family zinc-ribbon domain-containing protein has product MPHQCTNCGHVFDDGSKEMLSGCPDCGGNKFQYHPGDVPEEPSEDAEPPERESGSVSGAVGRAANKVRDAVSRDSSPERDARAEHSKDEGADASADDAPPETSASADVSIESASAAADDSPATEASTGSGAAPETGGVEDAGPAGGAVDSESDTSQSDATAADSGTGGAEAVDASTSDTEDTAQASARSEVVDRNVLPDASEGRVVKEPDDEEDRPDLEALRQELNDQFESIRIVAPGQYELNLMELYDRQEYIIALQEDGQYVIEVPDAWDAPDPTDAE; this is encoded by the coding sequence ATGCCCCACCAGTGTACGAACTGCGGGCACGTCTTCGACGACGGCTCGAAGGAGATGCTCTCGGGGTGTCCCGACTGCGGCGGGAACAAGTTCCAGTACCACCCGGGTGACGTCCCCGAGGAGCCGTCCGAGGACGCCGAACCGCCCGAGCGCGAGTCCGGGTCGGTGAGCGGCGCGGTGGGTCGCGCCGCGAACAAGGTTCGGGACGCGGTGTCCCGTGATTCCTCGCCCGAGCGCGACGCACGCGCGGAGCACTCGAAAGACGAGGGTGCAGACGCGAGCGCGGACGACGCTCCACCCGAAACGTCGGCGTCTGCGGACGTGTCCATCGAGTCCGCGTCCGCCGCGGCCGACGACTCGCCGGCGACGGAGGCGTCGACCGGGAGCGGCGCTGCACCCGAAACGGGGGGCGTCGAGGACGCCGGGCCGGCCGGTGGCGCCGTCGACTCCGAGTCGGACACATCGCAGTCCGACGCGACGGCCGCCGATTCCGGCACCGGCGGCGCCGAAGCAGTGGACGCCAGCACGTCCGACACCGAGGACACGGCCCAGGCGTCCGCGCGAAGCGAAGTCGTCGACCGGAACGTCCTCCCGGACGCCTCCGAGGGCCGGGTCGTCAAAGAGCCCGACGACGAGGAGGACCGACCGGACCTCGAAGCGCTCCGGCAGGAACTGAACGACCAGTTCGAGTCCATCCGCATCGTCGCACCCGGCCAGTACGAACTCAACCTCATGGAGTTGTACGACCGCCAGGAGTACATCATCGCGCTCCAGGAGGACGGCCAGTACGTCATCGAGGTGCCGGACGCGTGGGACGCGCCGGACCCGACCGACGCCGAGTAG